The following are from one region of the candidate division WOR-3 bacterium genome:
- the purD gene encoding phosphoribosylamine--glycine ligase — MKILIVGGGGREHALAWKLSKSKKVKKIYAAPGNPGIAEIGVCVNILASDIKGLVRFAKEKKIDLTVVGPEVPLALGIVDEFNREGLKIFGPNKNASRIEADKAFARDFMYRFGIPAPTFNIYETAAEALKYTKKINKYPVVVKAAGLAGGKGAFIVNSRKDYEKTIDEILVQHRLGEAGKRIVVEEFLTGQEMSVFVLTDGVTIVYLPSSQDHKRLYDRNRGPNTGGMGAYAPYPTNRRVANIIEQVIIQPTVLSLRDQGIDYKGVLYAGLIITSLGPKVLEFNCRLGDPEAQVILPLIESDLVESFSAVVDGKLSDIEIKTKNHWAICVVLASGGYPFDYRVGEEIEFREKLSAKTLLFHAGTKREDSKLVTASGRVLNLVVTHENLKIAKQKVYKEIKKIHFKNMYYRKDIGNSGMKKMKRKRRR; from the coding sequence ATGAAAATTTTGATTGTCGGCGGCGGCGGCAGGGAGCACGCCCTCGCCTGGAAATTAAGTAAGTCCAAGAAGGTGAAGAAAATTTACGCGGCACCCGGAAACCCCGGTATTGCTGAAATAGGGGTCTGCGTAAATATTCTGGCCAGTGATATCAAAGGACTGGTTCGCTTTGCCAAGGAGAAAAAGATTGATCTGACCGTTGTGGGACCGGAAGTTCCTTTGGCTCTGGGAATCGTCGATGAATTCAACCGTGAAGGGTTGAAGATATTCGGGCCGAACAAGAACGCAAGCCGGATCGAGGCGGACAAAGCCTTTGCCCGTGATTTTATGTATCGTTTCGGAATTCCCGCACCGACATTCAACATTTATGAAACCGCTGCTGAGGCGTTGAAGTATACAAAGAAGATAAATAAATATCCGGTGGTGGTCAAAGCCGCCGGCCTTGCCGGAGGCAAGGGCGCGTTCATCGTCAATTCGCGGAAAGATTATGAAAAGACGATCGATGAAATTCTGGTGCAGCATCGTCTCGGTGAAGCCGGAAAAAGGATCGTCGTGGAGGAGTTTCTTACGGGTCAGGAGATGTCGGTATTCGTGCTCACCGACGGCGTGACAATAGTTTACCTTCCTTCTTCCCAGGATCATAAACGACTTTACGACCGGAACCGGGGACCGAATACCGGCGGGATGGGCGCCTATGCTCCGTATCCCACCAATCGGCGCGTTGCGAATATAATCGAACAGGTCATTATCCAGCCCACCGTGCTTTCTTTGAGGGATCAGGGGATTGATTATAAAGGTGTTCTTTACGCCGGTCTTATTATTACTTCCTTGGGTCCGAAGGTGCTCGAATTCAACTGCCGACTCGGTGATCCTGAAGCCCAGGTGATTCTACCGTTGATCGAAAGCGACCTGGTTGAATCTTTCTCTGCGGTGGTCGACGGAAAACTTTCAGATATTGAAATAAAGACGAAGAATCACTGGGCGATTTGTGTAGTACTTGCATCCGGCGGTTATCCTTTTGACTACCGGGTGGGAGAAGAGATTGAGTTCAGAGAGAAACTTTCCGCAAAGACACTCCTTTTTCATGCCGGGACAAAGAGAGAAGATTCAAAGCTCGTCACTGCTTCAGGCAGGGTCCTTAATCTGGTGGTTACGCATGAGAACCTGAAGATTGCCAAGCAGAAGGTTTATAAAGAAATCAAGAAAATACATTTTAAAAATATGTATTACCGTAAAGACATAGGCAATTCGGGTATGAAGAAGATGAAACGAAAGAGGCGACGATGA